CGACCGTTCGCTGCATGACACCTATTACGTGGTGGCCCATTTCCACTATGTTCTGTCGCTGGGTGCCGTGTTTGCAATTTTCGCTGGCTGGTATTATTGGTTCCCGAAAATGTCGGGCTATATGTATAGCGAGTTCATCGGAAAGCTGCATTTCTGGGTGATGTTCATCGGCGTCAACATGGTGTTCTTCCCGCAGCACTTCCTGGGATTGGCTGGTATGCCGCGTCGATATATCGATTACCCGGATGCCTTTGCCGACTGGAACCGGATTTCATCCTACGGCTCCTATCTTTCAGGCGTCGCGGTGCTGATCTTCCTGTTCGGCGTGTTCGAGGCTTTCGCCAGGAAGCGTGTGGCAGGCGACAACCCATGGGGTGAAGGTGCGACCACACTGGAATGGCAGCTGTCTTCGCCGCCGCCATACCACCAGTGGGAACAGTTGCCCCGCATAAAATAGACATAAAAAAAGCCATCAACGCCGTGGATGAAGCCGCTGCGGCGTTGAGAACATGACAGGTCAGGACAGCATAATGGCAGCCATAGACAACAGCAACATCATCGGTCTGGACAGTGAGATCTGTCTGTCCGAAGCGGGCGCGAAGGATTTCTTCGCGCTTTTAAAGCCGCGGGTGATGTCGCTTGTGGTGTTCACGGCCTTCGCAGGTCTGGTGCTGGCACCAGGCACGATCAACCCCATTCTGGGTGTCATTGCCATCCTGTGCATTGCGGTTGGGGCTGGCGCCTCCGGCGCTCTCAATATGTGGTATGATGCCGATATCGATGCGGTGATGACCCGCACGGCGCGCCGCCCCATCCCGGCAGGCCGTATCCGTCCGCAGGAGGCGCTGGCCTTCGGCATCACGCTGTCGGTCTTTTCGGTCTCGATTCTTGGCCTCGCGGTCAATTGGTTCGCCGCCGCCTTTCTGGCCTTCACCATCCTGTTTTACGCTGTCGTCTATACGATGTGGCTGAAGCGCTCGACCCCGCAGAATATCGTCATTGGCGGCGCATCGGGTGCCTTTCCGCCGATGATCGGCTGGGCCTGCGTGACTGGTGGCGTGTCGCTGGATAGCGTCATTCTGTTCATGGTGATCTTCCTGTGGACGCCAGCACATTTCTGGGCCCTGGCGCTCTACAAGATGCGCGATTACGGCTCGGTCGGCGTGCCGATGATGCCGAATGTGGCAGGCGAAACCTCCACCAAGCGGCAGATGTTCGTCTATGCCGTGCTGACCGGGGTCTTTGCCGTGGCACCGGCTTTTACCGGGCTTGCTTCGCTCTGGTACGGGCTGGTGGCTGGTGTGCTGAGTGCCGTCTTTGTTGCCTGCTCCGTTGCCGTTTGGCGGATGCGAGAGGGCGATGAACGCATGGCACCGGCCCGCAAAATGTTTGCCTATTCGATCTTCTATCTGTTCGCGGTGTTTTCAGCCCTGCTGGTCGATCATTATGCGGCGAGTCTTCTCGCCCATGCGTCGGGAGCACTGTGATGGAAACGGTCAAACTTACGGAAGCCCAGAGGAAATCGAGACGCGGTCGCAATGTGGCGCTGGGCCTGGTGCTCGCTGGGCTTGTGGTGTTGTTTTACCTCGTGACGTTGGTGAAGATCAGCGGCATGGGACAATGAGCATGTTCTGATGCGTATGGTTCGTCATTCGACGATGCGCAGGCCGGAAATGCTCGATGTGAGAGAAGCGTTTAGCAGGGTTTTTGAAGCACAGACTGTTGACATACGCATACCATTGAAGCAGCGGCACGGGAGGAACGAGCCATGGCAGAACCGGGAGGCACGCAAGCGGGAGAGCGGCGCGGCAAGGGCAAGGACCTGACCGTGTTTTTCGCTTGCCTGGCGTTTGTCGGCGGCGTTACCGCCATGAGTTTTGCTGCGGCCCCGTTCTATCGGATGTATTGCCAGCTGACCGGCTATAACGGTACGACCCAGAGGGCAGAGCAGCCGTCATCGGTCATTCTTGACCGCAAGATGACGGTCACCTTCGATGCCAATGTCTCGCCCGGTCTGAACTGGGATTTCAAGCCGATGCAGGCATCCGTTGCCCCAAGGATCGGCGAAACCATTCAGGCCAATTATTCTGTCACCAATCGTTCGCCCTATCCAACCAAGGGGCAGGCGGTGTTCAACGTGACACCAATGGAAGCGGCGGTCTATTTCAACAAGATCGAGTGCTTCTGCTTTACCGAGACGGTGCTACAGCCCGGCCAGACGCTGGACATGCCAGTGGTCTTCTATATCGACCCTGACATCATGGCGCAGCCGGAGACCAAAAATATCGGAACGGTAACCTTGTCCTATACATTCTATCCGCATGGCGGCGAAAAGCCGGTGGCGGGGATTGCGCAGGACAAGGCCGCCGTTCAACCTAAGCTTTAACGGGCGGGTCCCGCTGTATCAAAGCGGCGGGCGCGGACCAGGAGCAAGGGTAGGAAATTAACAGTCTGTTCAAGAATTGCCATTTGCAGACGGCCAGCGGCGATTATTGGATAAACTGTAAGGGATGGAGTGATCGGCGGCGAGAGGCGGCTGATCATTTGAGGAGAGTTTTCAAGCGGGGATTGCTGACATGGCCGACGCCCATCAGAAACATCATGACTATCACATCATCGATCCGAGCCCATGGCCGATCCTGGCATCGCTCGGGGCCTTCATCCTGACCTTCGGCGGGGTCGGCTATATGCGCTACCTGCATGGTGGCTCGTTCAAGCTGTTTGGCATGGAGCTAGCGCATCCATGGCTGTTCTACATTGGTCTTGCCATCATCCTGTTCACCATGTTCGGCTGGTGGGCAGATACGATCAAGGAAGCCCATGAGGGTCACCATACGCGGGTCGTGTCGCTGCATTTGCGCTATGGCATGATCATGTTCATCGCGTCTGAAGTGATGTTCTTCGTCGCGTGGTTCTGGGCGTTTTTCGATGCCAGCCTGTTTCCCCATGAAGCCATCCAGGCCTCGCGGGTCGAGTTTACCGGCGGGCAATGGCCGCCAAAGGGTGTCGAAGTGCTCGATCCCTGGCACCTGCCGCTTTATAACACCGTCATCCTGCTGCTATCGGGTACCTGCGTTACCTGGGCGCATCATGCCATGCTGCACAATGACCGTAAGGGCATGATCAGCGGCCTGACGCTGACGGTGGTGCTCGGTGCGCTGTTCTCCTTTGTGCAGTTCTATGAATATATGCATGCGCCCTTCGCGTTCAAAAGCTCGATTTACGGCGCGACCTTCTTCATGGCCACCGGTTTTCATGGTTTCCACGTGCTGGTTGGCACGATCTTCCTGTTGGTCTGCCTGTTTCGGGCGCTGAAAGGCGATTTCACCCCGAAACAGCATTTTGGCTTTGAGGCGGCGGCCTGGTACTGGCACTTCGTCGACGTGGTCTGGCTGTTCCTGTTCTTCTCTATCTATATCTGGGGCGGATGGGGTGCGCCGCTGGCGCATGGCTAGAGCATTCCAGCAAACGTGCGGTGCGGTTTTGCGTCTGGAAATGCTCTAACCGCCAGCGAGCTGGAATTAACAAGGGCGGCGTCAAGAGCGCCGCCTTCTTGTTTGCAACAGGGCTTAGGACTGCGCCGAACGCGGAATCGGGTGTTCCCGAAAAGACAGACGAAACACGAAACGCGAGAGTTTGTGTGGTTTAATCTGAACCTCACAAACTCAGGAGTGAAAAGAGGATCTCGACGCCATGGCCAGCAATAGCGATTTCCCGCCGGTCGAACCGGTCCAGGCCGCCCTTTCGGTTTCCTGCCCGCGTTGCGGACGTGGCAAACTTTTTCAGGGACTGACCAAGCTGAAACCCGCCTGTAGCGCATGCGGCTTCGATTACAGCAGCATCGATCCCGGCGATGGGGCGTCGATTTTCGTTATTCTGATCGCCGATTTTCTGGTGGTTGGCCTGGCGCTTTACACGGAGGTCACGTATTCGCCGGGATTGTGGGTCCATTTTCTGATCTTTGGACCTTTGGCGATCGGATTGTCGCTCTGGCTGTTGCGCACCATCAAGGCGCTGTTGATTGCCTTGCAATACAAGCACAATGCCCATCCGGGCCAGATCGACCGGGAGTAGGATGGGTGCGATGACGCGTGTAAGGCTTGCCGCAAGCGGCTTTCTGGTGCTGGTCGCCCTGGCGCTGCTGGTCTCGCTTGGCACATGGCAAATGCATCGTCTGGCCTGGAAGGAGGGCCTGATTGCCGATATCGAATCGCGCCGCCATCAGCCCCCAGCCAGCGTCGAGGACATCGATGCGCTGGCGCGCGGTGGCGGAGATGTCGATTACCGGGCCATGACCGCCTCCGGCACCTATCTCAACGACAAGGAACGCCGTTTCCTGGCGACCTATGACGGCGATGCCGGTTTTTACATCTACACGCCGTTTCAGCTTGCCGATGGACATATTCTCTTCGTCAATCGCGGTTTTGTGCCGGAGCAGAAGAAGGAGCCTTCGACACGCATGGGTGGACAATTGCTGGGCCTCCAGCGCGTCACCGGCCTGGCGCGGGCGAAACTGGCGGAAAAGCCCTCCCGGTTGGTGCCGGACAATGATATCGCCAAGAATGTGTTTTATTGGAAAGATCTTGATGCCATGGCCGCCAGCACCGGGATCGATACGGCCAAGGTTCTGCCGTTTTTTCTGGATGCAGGGCCGTCGCCGGTGCCCGGCGGCCTGCCGATCGGCGGTGTCACGATGATCGACCTGCCCAATAGTCACCTGCAATATGCCTTGACCTGGTACGGTCTGGCGCTTGCTCTGGCGGTGATCGCAGTTATTTCGGTTTTCAGAAAGAAAACCTGACGTCATTTCCAGAATCAACAATAATGTGGATATTGTCAAAATGCTTGAACCCAATCGGTTCAAGCATAGATGCGCAATCCATCTGCATTTTTACTTTGTTTTCTTCGATATGGATTGCTGGAATTTTACTGCTTTCAACAATCTCGAACGGGGGTGAGAGATATGACGATATTCTTAATTGCGACAGTTTTGGTCGTTCTTGTCATGCTGGAACATATCTACATCATGGTGCTGGAAATGTTTCTCTGGACGACACCGCGCGCCCGGAAAATCTTCCGTAAAAGCCTGCAGGGCGCTGAAACCACTCGGGTGATGGCGGCCAATCAAGGTCTTTATAATGGATTTCTGGCCGCGGGCCTGTTCTGGGCACTTCTGCATCCGCTGCCGGCCATGGGGCTCCAGCTCAAGGTATTTTTTCTTGGCGCTGTGGTGGTTGCTGGCCTATATGGGGGGAGGACCGTGTCGCGGCGGATCTTCTTCGTCCAGGCCGCGCCGGCAGCGATTGCCCTGTTTTTGGTTTTACTGGCTGGATAACAATGACGACTGCAATGGACAAAACGCTTTTGGAAACCGGCTCGGTAACCCGGTCGCCATTGACGATCCGGCTGTGCGGTCCGCGCGGTTTTTGCGCCGGTGTCGACCGGGCGATCCAGATCGTCGTGCTGGCGCTGAAGGGCTATGGCGCGCCGGTCTATGTCCGTCATGAAATCGTCCACAACCGCTATGTGGTTGAGGGGCTGGAGGCCAAGGGGGCTGTCTTCGTCGAGGAACTGGATGAAATCCCGGTCGAGCATCGCCAGCAACCTGTGGTGTTTTCCGCCCATGGCGTGCCGAAATCCGTGCCGGAAGATGCGCAGAAGCGCAATCTCTTCTACCTCGATGCCACCTGTCCGCTGGTCTCGAAAGTCCATAAACAGGCCATGCGCCATCAACGGCTTGGCCGCCATGTCATCCTGATTGGTCACGCAGGCCACCCGGAAGTAATCGGCACCATGGGGCAATTGCCCGAAGGCACCGTTTCCCTGGTGGAAACCGTTGAGGATGCCGCCGTCTATCAGCCAATCGATCCCGAAAACCTCGGCTTCGTCACCCAGACCACGCTGTCGGTGGATGATACCGCAGGCGTGATTGCCAAATTGCAGGAGCGCTTTCCAGAGCTGAAGGCACCTGCTGCCGACAGTATTTGCTATGCCACCACCAACAGGCAGGAAGCGGTGAAACAGGCAGCGCCCGGCTGCGACCTGTTCGTCACCGTCGGCGCTCCCAATTCATCCAATTCCAAGCGGCTGGTGGAAGTGGCGTTGAAAGCTGGCGCCAAGCGCTCCATCCTGGTGCAGCGCGCCAGCGAGTTGGACTGGGACGCCATCGGTGAGATCCGCAGCCTTGGCCTGTCGGCGGGCGCATCGGCACCGGAAGTGGTGGTCAACGAAATCATCGAGGCCTTCAAGGCCCGCTTCGACGCGACAATCGAGCTGGCTGAATTTTCGATTGAGAACGAAAACTTCCTGGTCAACCGCGAATTGCGCTCCATCGAACTGACCCAGGACGACATGGCCTTCGTCAACGGGTGATGCAAGGCCTAGTCGGAAAGGCCCTGTTCACTTGCTGGCCAGCAACTCTGGCAGTTCTTCCAGCAAAGCGTCGCGCGCCCGACCCCCAGGGGTGATCTGGTCTTTTTTCTCATCCTGAATGAGACGGGCAAACACATAGGTCTGTTTGCCTTTGCTGGCCCAGCCGACATACCAGCCCCATCCACGGCTATAATCGAACGCGGTGTCCGAAAGACGAGGGAAGGCCGCGCCGGTTTTACCGTGCACGGTCCAGCCATCGGCGATCTGGCGTTGCTCAACGATGGCCAGTGTCTTGTCCATGGCTTCGGGGCGAACGGGCAGCTGATGCTGGACCAGCTTTCTTAGGAAGGCGACCTGTTCCAGCGGCGAAATCTTCAAGGAGGAGGCAATCCATGCCCGCTCCAGACCATTGTTTTTGCCAGGATCGCCGGAAAAATCGGCATTGCCATAGGCAAATTTCGTCGCATAATCACGAAGCTTGTCTTGCCCAAGCGTCCTGGTGATCTGCTGGGAATACCAGACGACGGAGTATTTCATCCAGCGCACCGGATCGGTCGGCTGTTTCCAATTGTCGCCGCCCCAATCCACATAACCCTGTTTAAACGGCAGGGTCGGATTATGCTCGTCCTTCAGGTAAGTGGCATCATAGCCTATCACGCTGAGGGCGACCTTGAAGGTGGAAGCGGGCGTGACACGCTCCGCACAATTGCCGTCCTGGACCAAGGTCTTCCCGGTTTTGCTATCGGCAATGACCGTGCAAATCGTTCCAGCCTGCGCCGTGGACGCTAAAAAGCTGGCTGCGATCAGTGTCAGCGCGATTTGCCCTAATTTCACAGCCTGTTCCTCTTCTCGATTGCGACGAAAGTCCGCTATTGTCGCGGGATTACCATGGCAATCGGAAAATATCGGCAGCATTATGGTTGGTAATGATCTGCGTTGGTTGCTGCCTGTGATTGCATGGAATAGGTGATCAGGTCATCCACATATCTGTTTGGGTCATCAGAGACAGCCGGTCGGTGTGGTAATCAATGTGCATCTGGTGATGATTGTTGCGCATGGCGGCCAGAATGGCCGAGGCAATGGCTGGGGCTTGTGCAAAGCCGCCCGTATTGTGTCCGCCCACCAGAACCACGCAGCATGCCTTGGATTTGTAGGTCTCGAACAGGCCGAGACCGGAAGGTGTCCAGGGCCGCACGCAGTATTTCAGTGTTTCACGCAGGCTGCCTGCCTCGATCAAGCTCTGATATTGCTCAGGAAAACAGGTGGCAGCGGTATCGATCAGGCCGTCATAGATGGTATTGAGAAGGTCCTCGTCGATATTATTGGGGTTAAAGCCTGTAAAGCCATAGCCTGAGCCGATGATGGCGGCGCGTTCCCCTTGTTCGCCCCAGCCGATGGTGACATTGGCATCTTCCGTAACATGGTTCTTGCGCGCCAGTTTCAAGGAATTGCGCAGCAGGCCTTGCGGGTCGGGCAGCGAGAGCCACGCGCCCAGCACGCCGCAAATCTGGCGGTGCGAGGCGGTCTTTGCAATTGCCGCGCCTGCATAGACCCCCGGTGAGATCACCAGATTGCCGGTCACGCGCTCGCCGGTGGAGAGTACGACATGATCTACCTGACCATCAAAGCGGGTCGGCATGCTGGTCATCTCGGTATTCCACTCAAACACGACCCCGCGACCCTCATACCGATCCAGCAAATTGGCCATGAAGCGATGCAGATTGAGGGTGAAACCCTGAACATAGACGCCCCCCGAAATTTCGCCAGCCTCAATGGCCCGGCGCAGGATGGGCTGCTCGGCGGCAATCTCGTCCAGAGAGGCATTTCTCAAGGTCGCGCCGATGCGGTCCTGGCGGCTTTTGGAGCGTTGAAAATGGGTGGCGTCCGAATAGACCCGCAGGATGTCGCGTTGCAGACCAGATGCGGCAAACAGCTCCGGCTCCCTGGCGATCCAGTCGTCCCAGAGGGGATGGCTCTCCCGATTGAAGCGGAAGATCGAGTCGTTATAGTTTTCGGCCAGCCAGCCCGGAACACTCTCGAAAGAGGCGATCCAATCGCGCTCGGCCTCCTTGAGGCTGCTGGATGGCGCAACGTTCCAGCCGCGCTCGGTCACGGGCCGTGAAAATTGCCAGTTCATGTCACCATGGATGTTACGGCAATTGTAATTGTCCATTTCTGACAGGGTAAACATGCGCGCGTCGCCACCGCCCGCACTGCATCCCAGCGATCGCCAATCGGTCTTGCGGCGCGGATCGGGTCGGGCATCGATGATCCGGACACTATAGCCTGCCTCAATGGCGTAATGGGCGGTGATCAGATTGACAATACCGGCACCGATGAATGTCACCTCTTCGCGCAGATCCGTATGGACGCCCCCGCCGAACTGATCGTTGCAGATGCATTGTTCGGCATCCCTGAAGGCGGCGACCACGCTGGTCGCCGGGCCGAGAACGGTGATCTGGCTGGTTGCCAATTGCCGCTGCCAGGCCTTGTCGGTTCCAGCTTCGCCATAAACCGCGACATAGACGGGTTTGTTGGCGGCGCGCGACCATTCGGCCAGCACATCGGCGTCCACCCTGTCGGCGGTAACAATCACCGAGACGGGATTTTGCCGCAGGAAACGCGACAGGTGCCGAGGCCCCTTGCGGACCAGGTCATGGCGGAAGAGCAAGGTATCCGTGGCCAGATCCTCGAGGATCTCATTGTCCACGCGCGAAAGAAGAAGAACATTCATGCTGGCCTCGGAGGGTTGGTGAGAAAAATGATCAGTTCATGACGACATAGATCGCGGTGCCGATCAGCAGCGCGGCCATGGTGTAATTGAACACGCGCAGATAGGTCGGATTGGACAGAAGCGAGCGGATGCCGACCCCGAAACTGGCCCAGAGCGATGAAGAGACGATGTTCACAGCTGTGCAGACGGTAAAAATCGCCACGCCGGAAGCAAGGATGGAGGTTCCGGTCGGCATGAAGATCGACGCTGTTGTTGTCGCCTTGACCCATGCCTTCGGGTTGATGAATTGAAACGACGCCGCCTCAATAAAGGTCAGGGGCTGTGGCGCGGATTTGGCATTGGCAACCCTGGCGCCGATCAGCTTCAGGGAAAGATAGATCAGATAGGCAGCGCCCGCCCATTTCAGCAGGGTTTGCAGCGCCGGAAAATAGTCAAACAGAATACCAAAGCCGACGCACAGCAAGAATGTCTGTACCGCGCAGCCCATGGCAATGCCCAGAATATGCGGGCCGGTGCGCGTGAAGCCGAAGTTGACGCCCGACATCGTCAGCATGACGTTGTTGGGGCCGGGTGTGACGGACATTGTCCAGTAATAGAGGGCTAATGCCAGGTACGAAATTCCGAGAATAGTCATGATTTTTCCAATCGCGGAGCTTCGCTGAAGCCGCGTTTACAGTGCTCGATAAAAATGGGTGTCGAATTATCGCAGGTTGCCGCAGAATTCCTGAATTCGGTGGCAGGCAGAGGTAATGGCGGCTTCATCCGTGGCATAGGACAGGCGGAAATTTCCAGCCTGCCCGAAGGCGGAGCCGTGAACGGCGGCGACGCCTTTTTCCTCCAGCAATGCGGTGACGAACT
The Allorhizobium ampelinum S4 genome window above contains:
- a CDS encoding DUF1304 domain-containing protein yields the protein MTIFLIATVLVVLVMLEHIYIMVLEMFLWTTPRARKIFRKSLQGAETTRVMAANQGLYNGFLAAGLFWALLHPLPAMGLQLKVFFLGAVVVAGLYGGRTVSRRIFFVQAAPAAIALFLVLLAG
- a CDS encoding NAD(P)/FAD-dependent oxidoreductase; amino-acid sequence: MNVLLLSRVDNEILEDLATDTLLFRHDLVRKGPRHLSRFLRQNPVSVIVTADRVDADVLAEWSRAANKPVYVAVYGEAGTDKAWQRQLATSQITVLGPATSVVAAFRDAEQCICNDQFGGGVHTDLREEVTFIGAGIVNLITAHYAIEAGYSVRIIDARPDPRRKTDWRSLGCSAGGGDARMFTLSEMDNYNCRNIHGDMNWQFSRPVTERGWNVAPSSSLKEAERDWIASFESVPGWLAENYNDSIFRFNRESHPLWDDWIAREPELFAASGLQRDILRVYSDATHFQRSKSRQDRIGATLRNASLDEIAAEQPILRRAIEAGEISGGVYVQGFTLNLHRFMANLLDRYEGRGVVFEWNTEMTSMPTRFDGQVDHVVLSTGERVTGNLVISPGVYAGAAIAKTASHRQICGVLGAWLSLPDPQGLLRNSLKLARKNHVTEDANVTIGWGEQGERAAIIGSGYGFTGFNPNNIDEDLLNTIYDGLIDTAATCFPEQYQSLIEAGSLRETLKYCVRPWTPSGLGLFETYKSKACCVVLVGGHNTGGFAQAPAIASAILAAMRNNHHQMHIDYHTDRLSLMTQTDMWMT
- a CDS encoding DUF983 domain-containing protein; translated protein: MASNSDFPPVEPVQAALSVSCPRCGRGKLFQGLTKLKPACSACGFDYSSIDPGDGASIFVILIADFLVVGLALYTEVTYSPGLWVHFLIFGPLAIGLSLWLLRTIKALLIALQYKHNAHPGQIDRE
- a CDS encoding cytochrome c oxidase assembly protein encodes the protein MAEPGGTQAGERRGKGKDLTVFFACLAFVGGVTAMSFAAAPFYRMYCQLTGYNGTTQRAEQPSSVILDRKMTVTFDANVSPGLNWDFKPMQASVAPRIGETIQANYSVTNRSPYPTKGQAVFNVTPMEAAVYFNKIECFCFTETVLQPGQTLDMPVVFYIDPDIMAQPETKNIGTVTLSYTFYPHGGEKPVAGIAQDKAAVQPKL
- a CDS encoding heme o synthase; the encoded protein is MAAIDNSNIIGLDSEICLSEAGAKDFFALLKPRVMSLVVFTAFAGLVLAPGTINPILGVIAILCIAVGAGASGALNMWYDADIDAVMTRTARRPIPAGRIRPQEALAFGITLSVFSVSILGLAVNWFAAAFLAFTILFYAVVYTMWLKRSTPQNIVIGGASGAFPPMIGWACVTGGVSLDSVILFMVIFLWTPAHFWALALYKMRDYGSVGVPMMPNVAGETSTKRQMFVYAVLTGVFAVAPAFTGLASLWYGLVAGVLSAVFVACSVAVWRMREGDERMAPARKMFAYSIFYLFAVFSALLVDHYAASLLAHASGAL
- a CDS encoding cytochrome c oxidase subunit 3 encodes the protein MADAHQKHHDYHIIDPSPWPILASLGAFILTFGGVGYMRYLHGGSFKLFGMELAHPWLFYIGLAIILFTMFGWWADTIKEAHEGHHTRVVSLHLRYGMIMFIASEVMFFVAWFWAFFDASLFPHEAIQASRVEFTGGQWPPKGVEVLDPWHLPLYNTVILLLSGTCVTWAHHAMLHNDRKGMISGLTLTVVLGALFSFVQFYEYMHAPFAFKSSIYGATFFMATGFHGFHVLVGTIFLLVCLFRALKGDFTPKQHFGFEAAAWYWHFVDVVWLFLFFSIYIWGGWGAPLAHG
- a CDS encoding LysE family translocator — encoded protein: MTILGISYLALALYYWTMSVTPGPNNVMLTMSGVNFGFTRTGPHILGIAMGCAVQTFLLCVGFGILFDYFPALQTLLKWAGAAYLIYLSLKLIGARVANAKSAPQPLTFIEAASFQFINPKAWVKATTTASIFMPTGTSILASGVAIFTVCTAVNIVSSSLWASFGVGIRSLLSNPTYLRVFNYTMAALLIGTAIYVVMN
- the ispH gene encoding 4-hydroxy-3-methylbut-2-enyl diphosphate reductase; protein product: MDKTLLETGSVTRSPLTIRLCGPRGFCAGVDRAIQIVVLALKGYGAPVYVRHEIVHNRYVVEGLEAKGAVFVEELDEIPVEHRQQPVVFSAHGVPKSVPEDAQKRNLFYLDATCPLVSKVHKQAMRHQRLGRHVILIGHAGHPEVIGTMGQLPEGTVSLVETVEDAAVYQPIDPENLGFVTQTTLSVDDTAGVIAKLQERFPELKAPAADSICYATTNRQEAVKQAAPGCDLFVTVGAPNSSNSKRLVEVALKAGAKRSILVQRASELDWDAIGEIRSLGLSAGASAPEVVVNEIIEAFKARFDATIELAEFSIENENFLVNRELRSIELTQDDMAFVNG
- the blaOXA gene encoding class D beta-lactamase, whose amino-acid sequence is MKLGQIALTLIAASFLASTAQAGTICTVIADSKTGKTLVQDGNCAERVTPASTFKVALSVIGYDATYLKDEHNPTLPFKQGYVDWGGDNWKQPTDPVRWMKYSVVWYSQQITRTLGQDKLRDYATKFAYGNADFSGDPGKNNGLERAWIASSLKISPLEQVAFLRKLVQHQLPVRPEAMDKTLAIVEQRQIADGWTVHGKTGAAFPRLSDTAFDYSRGWGWYVGWASKGKQTYVFARLIQDEKKDQITPGGRARDALLEELPELLASK
- a CDS encoding SURF1 family protein, which translates into the protein MGAMTRVRLAASGFLVLVALALLVSLGTWQMHRLAWKEGLIADIESRRHQPPASVEDIDALARGGGDVDYRAMTASGTYLNDKERRFLATYDGDAGFYIYTPFQLADGHILFVNRGFVPEQKKEPSTRMGGQLLGLQRVTGLARAKLAEKPSRLVPDNDIAKNVFYWKDLDAMAASTGIDTAKVLPFFLDAGPSPVPGGLPIGGVTMIDLPNSHLQYALTWYGLALALAVIAVISVFRKKT